One segment of Candidatus Dormiibacterota bacterium DNA contains the following:
- the acnA gene encoding aconitate hydratase AcnA codes for MIERAGSFDAGATLTVGDRSYRYFRLGALEEAGLTNLARLPYSIKILLENLLRCEDGRTVKRDDVEALARWSPTPPEREIAFRPARVLLQDFTGVPCVVDLAAMRDAISAMGGDAKTINPLQPVELVIDHSVQVDFFRGPEAFAKNAALELERNRERYAFLKWGQAALSGFRVVPPDTGIVHQVNIEYLARVVFGGGGGGLAADPSGALAYPDTLVGTDSHTTMVDGLGVLAWGVGGIEAEAAMLGQPVTMLIPQVVGVRLAGALREGVTATDLVLTVTQMLRKRGVVGKFVEFFGKGLSAMPVADRVTIGNMSPEFGCTVSMFPIDDRTLEYLRFTGRASEHVALVEAYAKAQSLFRTDATPDPHYSDVLELDLSTVEPNIAGPRRPQDRVPLRDAKSTFVAAMSEWAKARDGNGNAVRRFESEGGGQTAAIGDIEADADGQSVPDAAAKDVSDGAVVIAAITSCTNTSNPSVLIGAGLLARNAVERGLQTKPWVKTSLAPGSQVVTDYLVKADLQRHLDTLGFDLVGYGCTTCIGNSGPLPAEVADTVEEHDLIVAAVLSGNRNFEGRIHPQVRANYLASPPLVVAYALAGRMDVDLTSEPLGIGREGPVYLRDIWPSNEEIAQTVTACITDQMFKRRYADVFKGDENWANIAVGKSERFSWDPKSEYVKRPPYFDGMQAEPPATADVRNARVLAMLGDSVTTDHISPAGNIARNSPAGTYLMERGVEQKDFNSYGARRGNHEVMVRGTFANVRLRNLLVPGVEGGMTRYLPTGEQMTIYDAAMKYRAGSTPLVVLAGKEYGSGSSRDWAAKGPYLLGIKAVIAESFERIHRSNLIGMGILPLEYLEGANREAYGLTGEELYDVTGIERGISPRMTVNVTATHPHSGQSCTFDVRLRIDTPDEAEYYRHGGILQYMLRQLMSRR; via the coding sequence ATGATCGAACGAGCAGGAAGTTTTGACGCAGGCGCAACGCTGACGGTCGGAGACCGAAGCTATCGCTACTTTCGCTTGGGGGCGCTCGAAGAAGCGGGGCTGACGAACCTCGCGCGGCTGCCGTATTCGATCAAAATTCTGCTCGAGAATCTGCTGCGATGCGAAGACGGGCGCACGGTCAAACGCGACGACGTCGAAGCGCTGGCGCGTTGGTCTCCGACGCCGCCGGAGCGGGAAATTGCATTTCGCCCGGCGCGCGTTCTGCTGCAAGATTTCACCGGCGTCCCATGCGTCGTCGATTTGGCTGCGATGCGCGACGCCATTTCGGCGATGGGCGGAGACGCGAAGACGATCAACCCGCTGCAGCCGGTCGAGCTCGTGATAGACCACTCCGTGCAAGTCGACTTCTTCCGCGGTCCCGAAGCGTTCGCAAAGAACGCCGCGCTGGAGCTCGAGCGCAATCGCGAGCGTTACGCATTTCTTAAGTGGGGCCAAGCAGCGCTATCGGGTTTTCGCGTCGTACCGCCCGACACCGGCATCGTGCACCAGGTCAACATCGAGTATCTCGCGCGTGTGGTCTTCGGTGGAGGCGGCGGCGGGCTCGCGGCGGATCCTTCGGGGGCGCTCGCCTATCCCGACACGCTCGTCGGCACCGATTCGCACACGACGATGGTCGATGGGCTCGGCGTGCTTGCGTGGGGCGTAGGCGGCATTGAGGCCGAAGCGGCGATGCTCGGCCAGCCGGTCACCATGCTGATTCCGCAGGTCGTCGGCGTGCGGCTCGCAGGAGCCTTGCGCGAGGGCGTCACTGCGACGGACCTCGTGCTCACGGTAACGCAGATGCTGCGCAAGCGCGGCGTCGTCGGGAAGTTCGTCGAGTTCTTCGGGAAAGGGCTGAGCGCGATGCCCGTCGCGGACCGCGTCACGATCGGGAACATGTCCCCCGAGTTCGGATGCACGGTCTCGATGTTCCCGATCGACGATCGCACGCTCGAATACCTGCGCTTCACGGGCCGCGCGTCCGAGCACGTGGCGCTCGTCGAAGCGTACGCGAAAGCGCAGAGCCTTTTCCGCACCGATGCGACGCCGGATCCGCACTATAGCGACGTGCTGGAGCTCGACTTGAGCACGGTAGAGCCGAACATCGCCGGCCCGCGCCGGCCGCAGGATCGCGTGCCGCTGCGCGACGCGAAGAGCACCTTCGTGGCCGCGATGAGCGAATGGGCGAAAGCGCGCGACGGCAACGGCAATGCGGTGCGAAGGTTCGAGAGCGAGGGCGGCGGGCAAACCGCCGCCATCGGGGATATCGAAGCCGACGCCGACGGGCAGAGCGTGCCCGATGCCGCGGCAAAGGACGTCTCCGACGGCGCCGTCGTGATCGCCGCGATCACCAGCTGCACGAACACTTCCAATCCCTCGGTGCTGATCGGTGCCGGGCTTCTCGCGCGCAACGCCGTCGAGCGCGGCTTGCAGACGAAGCCGTGGGTCAAGACTTCGCTCGCACCGGGATCGCAAGTCGTCACCGACTACCTCGTGAAAGCAGATTTACAGCGTCACCTGGACACGCTCGGCTTCGATCTCGTCGGCTATGGGTGTACGACGTGCATCGGCAACTCGGGCCCACTACCCGCCGAAGTCGCCGACACCGTCGAGGAGCACGACCTCATCGTTGCAGCGGTACTTTCGGGCAACCGGAACTTCGAGGGGCGCATCCACCCGCAGGTACGCGCGAACTACCTTGCGTCGCCGCCGCTCGTCGTCGCGTATGCGCTCGCGGGGCGCATGGACGTCGATCTCACGTCGGAGCCGTTGGGCATCGGGAGGGAAGGGCCGGTGTACTTGCGCGACATCTGGCCGAGCAACGAAGAGATCGCGCAGACCGTGACGGCCTGCATTACCGACCAGATGTTCAAGCGGCGCTATGCCGACGTCTTCAAGGGAGACGAGAACTGGGCGAATATCGCCGTGGGCAAGAGCGAGCGCTTTTCATGGGATCCGAAGTCCGAGTACGTGAAGCGGCCGCCGTATTTCGACGGCATGCAAGCCGAGCCGCCCGCAACCGCCGACGTCAGAAATGCGCGCGTCTTAGCGATGCTCGGGGATTCGGTAACGACGGACCACATCTCGCCCGCGGGAAACATTGCACGCAACAGTCCTGCCGGCACGTATCTCATGGAGCGAGGAGTCGAACAGAAGGACTTCAACTCGTACGGAGCGCGGCGCGGCAACCACGAAGTGATGGTCCGCGGTACCTTTGCCAACGTGCGATTGCGCAATCTGCTCGTGCCGGGCGTCGAAGGCGGCATGACGCGCTACCTGCCGACCGGCGAGCAGATGACGATCTACGACGCAGCGATGAAATACCGCGCAGGCAGCACGCCGCTCGTCGTGCTGGCGGGAAAGGAGTACGGCTCGGGATCGTCGCGAGACTGGGCGGCGAAAGGCCCCTATCTGCTCGGCATCAAGGCCGTCATCGCCGAGTCGTTCGAGCGCATCCATCGTAGCAATCTTATCGGTATGGGGATTCTTCCGCTCGAATATCTCGAGGGCGCGAACCGCGAGGCGTACGGCCTCACCGGAGAGGAGCTCTACGACGTTACCGGCATCGAGCGCGGCATCTCACCGCGCATGACCGTAAACGTCACCGCGACGCATCCACACAGCGGTCAATCGTGCACGTTCGACGTCCGGCTGCGCATCGATACTCCCGACGAAGCCGAGTACTACCGCCACGGCGGGATCTTGCAGTACATGCTCCGGCAACTCATGAGCCGGCGGTGA